Proteins co-encoded in one Scylla paramamosain isolate STU-SP2022 chromosome 43, ASM3559412v1, whole genome shotgun sequence genomic window:
- the LOC135093749 gene encoding small ribosomal subunit protein bS18m-like — protein MALTCGRRIFVLAKNSLLSHPAYLRLPGAVYSGRASCSTGGGQDGPHTPEDVMSFDAEKLEELLKDDIPVDMSNPYQKEKVQCLLCKYDVKLDYKNVRLLSQFVSPYTGKMYGRNITRLCRKRQEELKSTIAKSKKAGYMAVMLKSVEFLKDPKLFDPNNPIRPHNF, from the exons ATGGCGCTTACCTGTGGCAGACGAATTTTTGTATTGGCCAAGAATTCCTTACTGAGCCATCCTGCCTACCTGCGGCTGCCTGGTGCTGTGT ACTCGGGCCGCGCCTCCTGCAGCACCGGCGGGGGACAGGATGGGCCACACACCCCTGAAGACGTGATGAGCTTTGATGCTGAGAAGTTGGAGGAGCTACTCAAAGATGACATA cCTGTGGACATGTCAAACCCATATCAGAAAGAGAAGGTGCAGTGTCTCCTCTGTAAGTACGATGTTAAACTGGACTACAAAAACGTGCGGCTGCTGTCTCAATTTGTCTCCCCCTACACGGGCAAGATGTATGGCAGGAACATCACTCGGCTGTGCaggaagaggcaggaggagCTGAAGAGCACAATAGCAAAGAGCAAGAAAGCAG gcTACATGGCGGTGATGCTCAAGAGTGTGGAGTTTCTGAAGGACCCCAAGCTGTTTGATCCGAACAACCCCATCAGGCCACACAACTTCTAG
- the LOC135093751 gene encoding ADP-ribosylation factor-like protein 16, whose product MLLCIGPEGTGKTLLLRRLANLTKPDINLTTVPTVGMNITTITQGPELPPISIRELGGSMAPIWHSYFGGVPKVMYVIDAVNMTQLGEATLLLMDLLSHPRLRASQVAIVLNKIDGAMSRGTNELLAVMRYDTLQEKVPQKLVTFEVSALAGKGLRPLLKWITGEK is encoded by the exons ATGCTGCTGTGCATTGGTCCAGAAGGCACAGGCAAGACACTGCTGCTGCGGAGGCTTGCCAACCTAACGAAACCAGACATCAACCTGACCACAGTGCCCACAGTTGGCATgaacatcaccactatcactcaGGGCCCTGAACTGCCTCCCATTAGCATCAGAGAGCTGG GGGGGAGCATGGCACCCATCTGGCACAGCTATTTTGGAGGTGTGCCCAAAGTCATGTATGTCATTGATGCTGTGAACATGACACAGCTGGGAGAGGCAACACTGCTGCTGATGGACCTCCTGTCACACCCAAGGCTGAGGGCATCACAG GTGGCCATTGTGCTCAACAAGATTGATGGAGCCATGAGCCGGGGTACTAATGAACTGCTGGCTGTCATGCGCTATGACACACTGCAGGAAAAGGTGCCGCAGAAGCTTGTCACCTTTGAAGTCAGTGCTCTTGCTGGCAAGGGTCTGCGGCCACTCCTTAAGTGGATCACGGGGGAGAAGTGA
- the LOC135093747 gene encoding peroxisomal ATPase PEX1-like isoform X2, whose translation MPVGGFSRPVVVRESSARHCFLSLPRSLAVLVTPVQTPTFSLVDAEKNRLLLSWAGEVHSHGHSISDAGICEEVYVSRELLRENGMSDGASGVLVQVAVPPQCSSVSVKVGSLDQWEILALNAELAQVAFLSQVRVMGLGQRVPLWLEGGACVTLQVIGLEPPVSQLTLHPMSQVEVLPPSEGDYSPTHTAINFVPSEMPSAENALEEEFHKGETNEESKVEEHSRDVLTLILEFMMGKLRDRRATQNDFPIREDVRLGARVVGLPDELIDSLGSLTHHPSLVIISQHSVSGTVYGDTVSFIAGIRVIKSPKDLAEGQSKEEKKPNNEKKQEKPSRESSDNFVCTVVVWENYLAEKSLHGPHFKEISDAVKDGNCIIPNVWRRFMKLSDFSVVEIQTSEVTTKTSPVCVDVLAITSNSDASRSPTLLHKIKTVLKDLTDECPVVINENVLLEVETDDGRIDVLLRTRDSVPLKLSRESVVLLDVTPLKQHPDIPHILASTHELRPCFHARHPYVGDQEVLVKLREHILFSLSNWSSIGPQFALLQGSKGSGKTSLLESLIVSLSRHPHHVHCSMTSLKVLRGKKAETIEKKLQLVFREAIFRRPAVVFLDDLDSLVPSTSEDQQDSGPLHSHSMQLVTVLKLLLNQLMEFLGGSSHDENGVSGSVLVVASCLNRSGVHPLVVSPQGCHYFPCTLSIPPLGPDGRVAAFSAMLASHLARHFGHEPPHTGTQGTDGPTQGHSDISKCLAFQNKLLAKRTENFTLPDLSHVALRTYLSVCDRWRLGAREVADRGFQVAPAGSGEREWPGQTTSRREEGQVLDGDLEAALEGYTPLALRGLSLSEKSSRAGRLGVGGLAEARTVLEETLTWPAAHPILFSKVKLRLRSGVLLYGPPGSGKTLLAHSIAAECHLNFITVKGPELLSKYIGASEEAVRDAFERAASAKPCILFFDEFESIAPRRGHDSTGVTDRVVNQLLTQMDGVEGLSGVYVLAATSRPDLIDPALLRPGRLDKCVFCPIPTHSDRVEILQVLSQDMELGEEVAWCEIADLTDSFTGADLQGLLSSAQVLVGQEALGDSLYEGIIPSEPRQDAQESGAEGDSDLGEENELMEAERDYCMQAEGELSAADSYNSIKEVVFEGKGEKVVYKERGGSASPKNAREEWTVSREAKGNSPPSRTVRKPQPSSPDPENPDFRVYQRHILAALREVRPSVTPAERQKYEQLYRSFNKSREGNFGQPSPGKRATLA comes from the exons ATGCCAGTGGGAGGATTTTCTCGGCCAGTGGTGGTCAGGGAGAGCTCTGCCCGCCACTGTTTTCTCTCCCTGCCCCGCTCCTTGGCTGTCCTGGTCACGCCTGTACAAACCCCAACCTTCAGTCTTGTGGATGCAGAGAAGAACAGGCTGCTGTTGTCCTGGGCTGGGGAGGTGCACAGTCATGGCCACTCAATCAGTGATGCGGGGATATGTGAGGAGGTGTATGTGAGCAGGGAGTTGCTGAGGGAGAACGGCATGAGTGATGGGGCCTCCGGGGTGTTGGTGCAGGTTGCCGTGCCGCCGCAGTGCTCCAGTGTGAGTGTGAAGGTTGGCTCCCTGGACCAGTGGGAAATTCTGGCGCTGAATGCTGAACTGGCACAGGTAGCGTTTCTGAGCCAGGTGCGTGTAATGGGCCTGGGGCAGCGTGTTCCCCTGTGGCTGGAGGGTGGTGCTTGTGTCACCCTCCAGGTCATTGGTCTAGAGCCTCCTGTGTCCCAGCTCACCCTCCACCCCATGAGCCAGGTGGAGGTGCTGCCGCCCTCTGAGGGTGACTACTCCCCGACCCACACGGCCATTAACTTTGTCCCATCTGAGATGCCTTCAGCGGAAAATGCACTAGAGGAAGAATTTCATAAGGGAGAAACTAATGAGGAAAGTAAGGTGGAGGAGCATTCAAGGGATGTACTAACACTAATCCTGGAGTTCATGATGGGGAAGCTGAGGGACAGAAGGGCCACTCAGAATGATTTCCCCATCAGGGAGGATGTTCGTCTGGGTGCACGAGTGGTGGGGTTGCCGGATGAGCTGATAGACTCATTAGGAAGCCTCACGCACCATCCATCTTTGGTGATAATAAGTCAACACAGTGTCTCCGGGACTGTGTATGGTGACACAGTGAGTTTTATTGCTGGCATTCGTGTCATCAAGTCCCCTAAGGATCTTGCAGAAGGCCAgagcaaagaagagaagaagcctaataatgaaaagaagcaggagaagCCCTCAAGAGAATCCTCAGATAATTTTGTGTGTACAGTTGTTGTTTGGGAGAATTACCTTGCTGAAAAAAGCTTACATGGGCCACACTTCAAGGAAATAAGTGATGCTGTGAAAGACGGCAATTGCATCATCCCAAATGTATGGAGACGATTCATGAAGCTGAGTGATTTCAGTGTTGTTGAGATACAGACTTCAGAAGTCACCACTAAGACTTCTCCAGTGTGTGTTGACGTGCTGGCCATCACCAGCAACAGCGATGCGTCACGCTCACCAACACTCCTGCACAAGATCAAGACAGTGCTGAAAGACCTAACTGATGAATGTCCTGTTGTCATCAATGAGAATGTGCTGCTGGAAGTTGAAACGGATGACGGCAGAATTGACGTGCTGTTGAGAACAAGAGATAGCGTACCTCTTAAGCTCTCCAGGGAGTCTGTCGTGCTGCTTGATGTCACCCCACTGAAGCAGCACCCAGACATCCCTCACATCCTGGCCTCAACACATGAATTGAGACCCTGTTTCCACGCCAGGCATCCTTACGTTGGGGACCAAGAAGTCTTGGTGAAACTTAGGGAGCACATCCTCTTTTCCCTGAGCAACTGGTCAAGTATTGGGCCTCAGTTTGCTCTTCTTCAGGGCAGCAAAGGCTCAGGGAAAACAAGTCTCCTGGAATCCCTCATAGTGAGTCTTTCCCGGCATCCTCACCACGTCCACTGCAGCATGACCAGCCTCAAGGTGCTCAGGGGGAAGAAAGCTGAGACTATAGAGAAGAAGCTGCAGTTGGTGTTCAGAGAAGCCATCTTCCGGAGACCAGCTGTTGTGTTCCTTGACGACCTCGACAGCCTGGTGCCATCTACCTCTGAGGACCAGCAGGACTCTGGGCCCCTCCATAGCCACTCTATGCAATTGGTCACAGTGCTCAAGCTCCTCCTGAACCAGCTGATGGAGTTCCTGGGTGGGTCTTCGCATGATGAGAATGGAGTGAGTGGCAGTGTTTTGGTCGTAGCCTCGTGCTTGAACAGGTCAGGTGTCCATCCACTAGTGGTGAGCCCTCAAGGGTGCCACTACTTCCCCTGCACCCTCAGCATCCCTCCCCTTGGTCCTGACGGCAGAGTTGCAGCCTTCAGTGCCATGCTTGCCTCCCATCTTGCCAGGCATTTTGGGCATGAGCCaccacacacaggcacacaagGCACTGATGGACCAACACAAGGCCACAGTGACATCTCGAAGTGCCTGGCATTTCAAAACAAGTTACTCGCCAAACGAACAGAAAATTTTACTCTTCCTGACCTGAGCCACGTGGCGCTGCGGACATATCTGAGTGTATGTGACAGGTGGAGGCTTGGTGCAAGAGAGGTGGCTGACCGAGGCTTCCAAGTGGCCCCAGCaggtagtggtgagagagaatgGCCAGGCCAGACTACAtccaggagggaggaaggacaggtgCTGGATggtgacctggaagcagcactGGAAGGATACACACCACTGGCACTGAGAG GCCTGAGTCTGTCTGAGAAAAGCAGTAGGGCAGGAAGGCTGGGAGTGGGGGGGCTGGCAGAGGCCCGGACTGTGCTGGAGGAGACCTTGACCTGGCCTGCCGCCCACCCGATCCTCTTCAGCAAAGTAAAGCTGCGCCTGAGGTCTGGGGTGCTGCTGTATGGCCCTCCAGGCTCTGGCAAGACGCTGCTGGCTCACTCCATTGCTGCCGAGTGTCACCTTAACTTCATTACTGTCAAG GGACCAGAGCTGCTTTCCAAGTATATTGGAGCAAGTGAGGAAGCTGTCAGGGATGCCTTTGAGAG GGCCGCCAGTGCCAAGCCTTGCATCCTCTTCTTTGACGAGTTTGAGTCCATCGCACCAAGACGAGGCCACGACAGCACTGGGGTGACAGACCGGGTGGTGAACCAGCTCCTCACACAGATGGATGGGGTGGAGGGCCTGTCAGGGGTGTATGTGCTGGCGGCCACCTCCAGACCTGACCTCATTGACCCAGCACTGCTTAGGCCAG GACGCCTGGACAAGTGTGTGTTCTGTCCCATACCAACACACAGTGACAGGGTGGAGATCCTGCAGGTCCTGAGCCAAGACATGGAGCTTGGGGAGGAGGTTGCCTGGTGTGAGATAGCCGACCTCACAGACAGCTTCACCGGGGCCGATCTGCAGggcctcctctcctccgcccAGGTGCTGGTGGGTCAAGAGGCCCTGGGGGACAGTCTGTACGAGGGTATCATCCCCAGTGAGCCGAGGCAGGATGCACAGGAGTCGGGTGCTGAAGGAGACTCAGACCTTGGAGAGGAGAATGAGTTAATGGAAGCAGAGAGGGACTATTGCATGCAAGCTGAAGGGGAACTTTCAGCTGCTGACTCCTACAACAGCATCAAGGAGGTGGTgtttgaagggaagggagagaaagtggtgTATAAGGAGCGGGGGGGCTCTGCCTCACCAAAGAATGCCAGGGAAGAGTGGACAGTTTCCAGGGAGGCCAAAGGGAACTCACCTCCCTCCAGAACAGTCAGGAAGCCACAGCCCTCATCTCCAGACCCTGAGAACCCAGACTTCAGGGTTTATCAGAGACACATTCTTGCCGCACTTAGGGAGGTGAGGCCCTCAGTCACCCCAGCCGAGAGACAGAAATATGAACAGCTGTACAGGAGCTTCAATAAATCTAGAGAGGGAAATTTTGGCCAGCCATCACCAGGGAAGAGAGCAACACTGGCGTGA
- the LOC135093747 gene encoding peroxisomal ATPase PEX1-like isoform X1 translates to MPVGGFSRPVVVRESSARHCFLSLPRSLAVLVTPVQTPTFSLVDAEKNRLLLSWAGEVHSHGHSISDAGICEEVYVSRELLRENGMSDGASGVLVQVAVPPQCSSVSVKVGSLDQWEILALNAELAQVAFLSQVRVMGLGQRVPLWLEGGACVTLQVIGLEPPVSQLTLHPMSQVEVLPPSEGDYSPTHTAINFVPSEMPSAENALEEEFHKGETNEESKVEEHSRDVLTLILEFMMGKLRDRRATQNDFPIREDVRLGARVVGLPDELIDSLGSLTHHPSLVIISQHSVSGTVYGDTVSFIAGIRVIKSPKDLAEGQSKEEKKPNNEKKQEKPSRESSDNFVCTVVVWENYLAEKSLHGPHFKEISDAVKDGNCIIPNVWRRFMKLSDFSVVEIQTSEVTTKTSPVCVDVLAITSNSDASRSPTLLHKIKTVLKDLTDECPVVINENVLLEVETDDGRIDVLLRTRDSVPLKLSRESVVLLDVTPLKQHPDIPHILASTHELRPCFHARHPYVGDQEVLVKLREHILFSLSNWSSIGPQFALLQGSKGSGKTSLLESLIVSLSRHPHHVHCSMTSLKVLRGKKAETIEKKLQLVFREAIFRRPAVVFLDDLDSLVPSTSEDQQDSGPLHSHSMQLVTVLKLLLNQLMEFLGGSSHDENGVSGSVLVVASCLNRSGVHPLVVSPQGCHYFPCTLSIPPLGPDGRVAAFSAMLASHLARHFGHEPPHTGTQGTDGPTQGHSDISKCLAFQNKLLAKRTENFTLPDLSHVALRTYLSVCDRWRLGAREVADRGFQVAPAGSGEREWPGQTTSRREEGQVLDGDLEAALEGYTPLALRVYSLTGLSLSEKSSRAGRLGVGGLAEARTVLEETLTWPAAHPILFSKVKLRLRSGVLLYGPPGSGKTLLAHSIAAECHLNFITVKGPELLSKYIGASEEAVRDAFERAASAKPCILFFDEFESIAPRRGHDSTGVTDRVVNQLLTQMDGVEGLSGVYVLAATSRPDLIDPALLRPGRLDKCVFCPIPTHSDRVEILQVLSQDMELGEEVAWCEIADLTDSFTGADLQGLLSSAQVLVGQEALGDSLYEGIIPSEPRQDAQESGAEGDSDLGEENELMEAERDYCMQAEGELSAADSYNSIKEVVFEGKGEKVVYKERGGSASPKNAREEWTVSREAKGNSPPSRTVRKPQPSSPDPENPDFRVYQRHILAALREVRPSVTPAERQKYEQLYRSFNKSREGNFGQPSPGKRATLA, encoded by the exons ATGCCAGTGGGAGGATTTTCTCGGCCAGTGGTGGTCAGGGAGAGCTCTGCCCGCCACTGTTTTCTCTCCCTGCCCCGCTCCTTGGCTGTCCTGGTCACGCCTGTACAAACCCCAACCTTCAGTCTTGTGGATGCAGAGAAGAACAGGCTGCTGTTGTCCTGGGCTGGGGAGGTGCACAGTCATGGCCACTCAATCAGTGATGCGGGGATATGTGAGGAGGTGTATGTGAGCAGGGAGTTGCTGAGGGAGAACGGCATGAGTGATGGGGCCTCCGGGGTGTTGGTGCAGGTTGCCGTGCCGCCGCAGTGCTCCAGTGTGAGTGTGAAGGTTGGCTCCCTGGACCAGTGGGAAATTCTGGCGCTGAATGCTGAACTGGCACAGGTAGCGTTTCTGAGCCAGGTGCGTGTAATGGGCCTGGGGCAGCGTGTTCCCCTGTGGCTGGAGGGTGGTGCTTGTGTCACCCTCCAGGTCATTGGTCTAGAGCCTCCTGTGTCCCAGCTCACCCTCCACCCCATGAGCCAGGTGGAGGTGCTGCCGCCCTCTGAGGGTGACTACTCCCCGACCCACACGGCCATTAACTTTGTCCCATCTGAGATGCCTTCAGCGGAAAATGCACTAGAGGAAGAATTTCATAAGGGAGAAACTAATGAGGAAAGTAAGGTGGAGGAGCATTCAAGGGATGTACTAACACTAATCCTGGAGTTCATGATGGGGAAGCTGAGGGACAGAAGGGCCACTCAGAATGATTTCCCCATCAGGGAGGATGTTCGTCTGGGTGCACGAGTGGTGGGGTTGCCGGATGAGCTGATAGACTCATTAGGAAGCCTCACGCACCATCCATCTTTGGTGATAATAAGTCAACACAGTGTCTCCGGGACTGTGTATGGTGACACAGTGAGTTTTATTGCTGGCATTCGTGTCATCAAGTCCCCTAAGGATCTTGCAGAAGGCCAgagcaaagaagagaagaagcctaataatgaaaagaagcaggagaagCCCTCAAGAGAATCCTCAGATAATTTTGTGTGTACAGTTGTTGTTTGGGAGAATTACCTTGCTGAAAAAAGCTTACATGGGCCACACTTCAAGGAAATAAGTGATGCTGTGAAAGACGGCAATTGCATCATCCCAAATGTATGGAGACGATTCATGAAGCTGAGTGATTTCAGTGTTGTTGAGATACAGACTTCAGAAGTCACCACTAAGACTTCTCCAGTGTGTGTTGACGTGCTGGCCATCACCAGCAACAGCGATGCGTCACGCTCACCAACACTCCTGCACAAGATCAAGACAGTGCTGAAAGACCTAACTGATGAATGTCCTGTTGTCATCAATGAGAATGTGCTGCTGGAAGTTGAAACGGATGACGGCAGAATTGACGTGCTGTTGAGAACAAGAGATAGCGTACCTCTTAAGCTCTCCAGGGAGTCTGTCGTGCTGCTTGATGTCACCCCACTGAAGCAGCACCCAGACATCCCTCACATCCTGGCCTCAACACATGAATTGAGACCCTGTTTCCACGCCAGGCATCCTTACGTTGGGGACCAAGAAGTCTTGGTGAAACTTAGGGAGCACATCCTCTTTTCCCTGAGCAACTGGTCAAGTATTGGGCCTCAGTTTGCTCTTCTTCAGGGCAGCAAAGGCTCAGGGAAAACAAGTCTCCTGGAATCCCTCATAGTGAGTCTTTCCCGGCATCCTCACCACGTCCACTGCAGCATGACCAGCCTCAAGGTGCTCAGGGGGAAGAAAGCTGAGACTATAGAGAAGAAGCTGCAGTTGGTGTTCAGAGAAGCCATCTTCCGGAGACCAGCTGTTGTGTTCCTTGACGACCTCGACAGCCTGGTGCCATCTACCTCTGAGGACCAGCAGGACTCTGGGCCCCTCCATAGCCACTCTATGCAATTGGTCACAGTGCTCAAGCTCCTCCTGAACCAGCTGATGGAGTTCCTGGGTGGGTCTTCGCATGATGAGAATGGAGTGAGTGGCAGTGTTTTGGTCGTAGCCTCGTGCTTGAACAGGTCAGGTGTCCATCCACTAGTGGTGAGCCCTCAAGGGTGCCACTACTTCCCCTGCACCCTCAGCATCCCTCCCCTTGGTCCTGACGGCAGAGTTGCAGCCTTCAGTGCCATGCTTGCCTCCCATCTTGCCAGGCATTTTGGGCATGAGCCaccacacacaggcacacaagGCACTGATGGACCAACACAAGGCCACAGTGACATCTCGAAGTGCCTGGCATTTCAAAACAAGTTACTCGCCAAACGAACAGAAAATTTTACTCTTCCTGACCTGAGCCACGTGGCGCTGCGGACATATCTGAGTGTATGTGACAGGTGGAGGCTTGGTGCAAGAGAGGTGGCTGACCGAGGCTTCCAAGTGGCCCCAGCaggtagtggtgagagagaatgGCCAGGCCAGACTACAtccaggagggaggaaggacaggtgCTGGATggtgacctggaagcagcactGGAAGGATACACACCACTGGCACTGAGAG TTTACTCCTTGACAGGCCTGAGTCTGTCTGAGAAAAGCAGTAGGGCAGGAAGGCTGGGAGTGGGGGGGCTGGCAGAGGCCCGGACTGTGCTGGAGGAGACCTTGACCTGGCCTGCCGCCCACCCGATCCTCTTCAGCAAAGTAAAGCTGCGCCTGAGGTCTGGGGTGCTGCTGTATGGCCCTCCAGGCTCTGGCAAGACGCTGCTGGCTCACTCCATTGCTGCCGAGTGTCACCTTAACTTCATTACTGTCAAG GGACCAGAGCTGCTTTCCAAGTATATTGGAGCAAGTGAGGAAGCTGTCAGGGATGCCTTTGAGAG GGCCGCCAGTGCCAAGCCTTGCATCCTCTTCTTTGACGAGTTTGAGTCCATCGCACCAAGACGAGGCCACGACAGCACTGGGGTGACAGACCGGGTGGTGAACCAGCTCCTCACACAGATGGATGGGGTGGAGGGCCTGTCAGGGGTGTATGTGCTGGCGGCCACCTCCAGACCTGACCTCATTGACCCAGCACTGCTTAGGCCAG GACGCCTGGACAAGTGTGTGTTCTGTCCCATACCAACACACAGTGACAGGGTGGAGATCCTGCAGGTCCTGAGCCAAGACATGGAGCTTGGGGAGGAGGTTGCCTGGTGTGAGATAGCCGACCTCACAGACAGCTTCACCGGGGCCGATCTGCAGggcctcctctcctccgcccAGGTGCTGGTGGGTCAAGAGGCCCTGGGGGACAGTCTGTACGAGGGTATCATCCCCAGTGAGCCGAGGCAGGATGCACAGGAGTCGGGTGCTGAAGGAGACTCAGACCTTGGAGAGGAGAATGAGTTAATGGAAGCAGAGAGGGACTATTGCATGCAAGCTGAAGGGGAACTTTCAGCTGCTGACTCCTACAACAGCATCAAGGAGGTGGTgtttgaagggaagggagagaaagtggtgTATAAGGAGCGGGGGGGCTCTGCCTCACCAAAGAATGCCAGGGAAGAGTGGACAGTTTCCAGGGAGGCCAAAGGGAACTCACCTCCCTCCAGAACAGTCAGGAAGCCACAGCCCTCATCTCCAGACCCTGAGAACCCAGACTTCAGGGTTTATCAGAGACACATTCTTGCCGCACTTAGGGAGGTGAGGCCCTCAGTCACCCCAGCCGAGAGACAGAAATATGAACAGCTGTACAGGAGCTTCAATAAATCTAGAGAGGGAAATTTTGGCCAGCCATCACCAGGGAAGAGAGCAACACTGGCGTGA